A window of the Pyrodictium abyssi genome harbors these coding sequences:
- the thpR gene encoding RNA 2',3'-cyclic phosphodiesterase codes for MSVERIRAFIAVDIEEPSVVSRLVQIRDAFVATGAPMKPVEDHNMHITLRFLGNIPFSLVDEIERVIAASAPRRVVLRLRGVGAFPSPVRPRVIWVGVSEGAGELERIYREIEKGLRRLGFRPEREQFVPHVTLARLKGSRNLERVVKLLREMEDVEVGEIVLESVRLKQSILTPRGPIYRTLREVKAAEAAES; via the coding sequence TTGAGTGTTGAGCGGATACGCGCCTTCATAGCGGTCGATATCGAGGAGCCTAGTGTGGTTTCGCGGCTAGTGCAGATACGCGACGCGTTCGTCGCTACTGGTGCCCCTATGAAGCCTGTTGAGGACCATAACATGCATATTACGCTCCGGTTCCTCGGGAACATACCGTTTAGCCTCGTGGACGAGATTGAGCGTGTGATTGCCGCGTCTGCTCCCCGGCGTGTCGTGTTGAGGCTCCGGGGTGTGGGCGCGTTCCCGAGCCCGGTAAGGCCCCGTGTGATATGGGTTGGGGTCTCGGAGGGCGCGGGGGAGCTCGAGCGCATCTATAGGGAGATAGAGAAGGGGCTACGGCGGCTCGGGTTCCGGCCGGAGCGGGAGCAGTTCGTGCCGCATGTGACGCTTGCCCGGCTCAAGGGGTCGCGGAACCTTGAGCGCGTCGTGAAGCTGCTGCGGGAGATGGAGGACGTAGAGGTCGGGGAGATTGTGCTGGAGAGCGTGAGGCTCAAGCAGAGCATACTGACGCCGAGGGGCCCGATCTACCGGACGCTACGCGAGGTGAAGGCCGCCGAGGCTGCCGAGTCCTAG
- a CDS encoding PaREP1 family protein — translation MGSLDATVLDKPLPKPRRNRLGYAAARALEALLEGLLALEFLEHGYTRNAAGKAFQAWRALLGTLLALEKDRIAEKLGKEQRKWLEERAIPLIPSSRLKPLAQLLEQLGYHGLSQATSMARELHSYQYNGPDPAGEFSGYPSRESAATDIILLLEQLTSLIEDRVKPKLEDKALWTQEHSKALDELKQRLCTAR, via the coding sequence GTGGGCTCTCTCGACGCAACTGTGCTCGACAAGCCATTACCGAAGCCGAGGAGAAACCGGCTAGGCTACGCAGCTGCCCGGGCCCTAGAAGCACTGCTAGAAGGACTACTGGCCCTAGAGTTCCTCGAGCATGGCTACACCAGGAACGCTGCGGGGAAAGCGTTCCAGGCGTGGAGGGCGCTGCTCGGGACACTGCTGGCCCTGGAGAAGGACAGGATTGCGGAGAAGCTGGGCAAGGAGCAGAGAAAATGGCTGGAGGAGAGGGCTATACCCCTTATACCGTCGTCCCGGCTTAAGCCGTTAGCACAGCTGCTAGAACAGCTAGGCTACCATGGGCTCAGCCAAGCTACTAGCATGGCGCGGGAGCTGCACTCCTACCAGTATAATGGCCCAGACCCTGCCGGGGAGTTCTCCGGCTACCCGAGCCGGGAGAGCGCAGCCACCGACATCATCCTCCTGCTAGAGCAGCTGACATCACTCATAGAGGACAGAGTCAAGCCAAAGCTAGAGGACAAGGCGCTGTGGACACAGGAGCACAGCAAGGCACTGGACGAGCTGAAGCAGCGGCTGTGCACAGCTAGGTAG